From the genome of Toxoplasma gondii ME49 chromosome XII, whole genome shotgun sequence:
CGTGGGTAAAACGATGCTGATGGGTCAGCcggtgtttttctttgtggGTCTTTTCAGTGGCATGACAGCTCCTGTTGGAATGATGCCTCCAATGGCAGCGGCCCCAGCAGCTACTGCCGGTCCAACCAGTGCTGCTCCTCCAGAAGCGGCGGCGGCTTCTGAGAAAAGTAATAGCAACAACAAAAAGTGCATTTGTGTTTTTATGCCGTGTAACAGGTGCCGGCAGTCAAAACGCTGCAGAAGTACAGCAGAGAACCAGTATTACCTTTTAGGTGACTACGTCAGGGCACACAGCATTTCTGttgcttgttttcttttgtcaATTTCAGATCTGCATTGGTTTGTGAGATGGCCGTGATGCGTGTGCCTGGTCATACCTCCGAAAGCCGGTGTCAACGTGTGTGCGTGACCGAACAGaaccagagaagaaagaggacacTAAAGCGGCTTTCTCTATCAAACTTCTCGGGTTCGATGCCCCAAAGAAGGTCGCAGTGGTCAAGGAGGTGCGCGCTATCACAGCTCTTGGTTTGAAGGAGAGCAAGGACCTTGTCGAACAGGCTCCAAAAATTATCAAGAAGGGTAAGTGTGAATGTCCCTCATTTTCTGATACTACACCAACAGTGAATCGTGTGCTGGAGGACAAGTTAGTGTACTGAGCGAGTTTAGTTTCTTTGTACCCCGAGAAGTGCCTCCTTTCAGTCTAACTACAGAGAGAATAGTCAAAACTGTGTTTCGATATCGTGCATTTATGTGCAGCTGTGCCCgccgcagaggcagaggcactCAAGGCAAAGCTGGAAGCTGCAGGTGCTCAGGTGGCTTTGGAATGAGCTAGAAACGACTTTCCGCAGCTGGGTGGTGTCGGAAACAGCGTGATTTGATGGCTGATGAGGCCAAGTTAGGATCGGGCGTGGACCGTCAAGAAGTGTCTGACCCATACAAATTGTTTTCTTTTGTGCGTGGTTCTCGACGGTTGTTTCTCATGTGAAGGGACGTTTGTGCGTGGTGTTTCTCACGGACAGTGAATGATCCAGCTCTTTCGCTGTCAGCTGCCAAAGTGTGCACAGAGCTTGAGCTCCGCTGTAGAATCTACAACTCGAGGGTAACGCCTCCATTCGCGTCACGATTCCACGTCCTCAACACGCTGTCTCCGTAACATGCTTGCCAAAACAGGCGGAAACTGCGGCACGGTGTCCGGGTTCTCTGTGCCTCAGCAGGAGCTTCCTacagtgagagagagacacgaaaatTCCAGTGTTGTCTTCGTGTCTCAAACTCTGGACCTGTCAGGATCGAGTCACTCACCATAGAATCGAGCGTAGGCGAATATTTTCGGTGGCACCTGATTAGTGTTTAAATAACGTGCCGTACGAGTGTCTCAGTGTTGAAACGCCTAGCCAGATGGCTTTGCTGGCACTGACATTAGACACTGAAGACCCAACCGCAAGATGACGCAGATTACAGGGTAACACTGCGGCGGGAATACCGAAGTAGGTACCAGTGATTACATGCAATCAATAGACGAGAAAAAATCCCGCACAGACTACAAGGCCGGCAACAGAGCTCAGGAACCCAGACAAGCTCCCAGGTCCTGAACTGGTGCTATCGGTGCCGGGTACATGGATGCGCACTTTGCAGTTCTGCTTTCCAGAGGAACATTGGAGACAGAGATTCTTCGTCTCAGCTGGGCGTGCGTTCAGGTTCATGGTATACATTGTGTACTTGTCATGTGAACTGTCTTCCGTGAGCGAGGCATCTACCAGAGACGTCAGGCTAGCCTGTGCACTGCAGGAGCCATCGGAGTCGTCAAAGACTTTCGGAGACCCCGACGAGAACGGAGGGTGCACAACTGTTCCGAGATTGCACTTGAATTTCACGGTATCGGTGGGGGACAGTGtgactttcttctcggtgCCCACCGTGCACTCCTGcacgtcctcttcctcatcATCATCAGTCTCTGTAGATTTAACGCTTATCAGTACTGTGCATGGGTCGGCGGAATCCGAAGCGCCTTTACATTTATAATACATCCGAGTGTCTTTTCTGCTCACGGTAGGAATGACCAGTCTGTATATATTTGcttttttgtttctctcgtcccAGTACGCCCCTGGGAACGTTTTTTCAAGTTCTGCAGTCTCTTTGCAGTCTGCCGACTTACAGAATTGTGGCTTCTCTTCATTTTGCTGTGGCTCCACGGTAGTGCGGTTGTCACCACATTTAAATACAGCTTCGGTTTCAGACTGGCTAATTTTGATGTAGACGGCATTGTTGGTTGCTGAGCATATTTTAGTGGAATCGTCGGTCGTCGCCAGGGGCTCTGGTTCGGCCTCGATTGTGACTTTACAAGTCTTTCCAGTCTTGTTGGTGATTTGCTCCACTATCTCTGTTACCCGCGACCTAATTTTCTCTACAACTGTTTCGATTGCCTGCTTTATCGGTTCTAACTTTTCCCGAATTTTCTCGACAAGTTGGGTGATTGCCTGCTGTATCTCTTCCTGATATTTTTTGAGTTCCTCGAAGACTTTCTGGAGGAACTCCTTTACGCCTTGTACTTCCAGAAGCTGTTCGACGGCATTTTTGATCTGATCCTTTATGCGTTGTATCGCCTCTCTGATTTTAGCGATGACTGTGGCCAGCGCCGCCTTTACCTTCGTGACAAATTCTTTGATTTGGTTGAGGACTTCCTTGATTTtgtccttctgctctttgTCTAGGGCATCAAGTTGTATAATGATCCATACCAGGACAATCTCGACGACGATCAGGCCCGCTGATTTGCACCGATAATAAagagtttcctttttctcgcggtGGAGCGGAAGTGTAAGCCTGTAAATAGGCTCCTCCTCAGAAACCTTGTCCCACTTGGCACCTGGCACAGCGGTTTTCAGGGTGGTCGGTTTCTTCCAGTTTTCATCCACGTAAATCTTGGGTTCGGGAATTTGCAAAGGAGCAAGGGTTGTGTTCTCGCCACACCGAAAAAgagcctctgttttctcctggGTAAGATTGATGTTAACACCTGCCCAGGATGAACACACTTGATTCTCCGGAACCGTGACGGTCTCCGGAGCCGTCCCTCGCAAAGCGCCAGCGATATCTCCTATCCTACCTCCGCCCCCATCATTGCCTGAGGCAGCACTCGATACAATCGCAGAGGCCAAGCCCAGGCAAAAcacgaaaaagacagaaatcGATTTCAGTGTTCTCTGCCCCTTCATTTTGCCGACGGAGTAGCTACTGCGGTGCCTGTATGTGTTTGGCGTCGGCACCGCAACAATCAATGTACAAGGTGTACCGCGAAAAGCGTTAATCCCCTAAATTGTAGTGAGACGGAGGAGTTTTCAACACCATTATGCACGGGTCAGATAATTTGATTCACGCCTCACCAGTGCCACCGAAATCGGTATATTCTGCTTCTGAAGCTGAGACCCTCTGCCCCTCGGCGCTACCACCGCGTCCTGGTGGCCGGCGCGTCCCNNNNNNNNNNNNNNNNNNNNGGCAAACATGTGGAAGACTTTACTAGGATCGTTTAGGTAAGTTGACTAGATGCAAGGCTTCCCCATCGTCGTCTGTAAAGGGTAGATTTATGCATGCCCATTTAATTCGAATAAATTCCTAGTCAAGCCAATGGAATGAATTACAGTGATTTCGGTTAGTCTAGATATTCAGGATGCTGATTCGCTGATCACCTACCTCGGTGGAGCACCCACCGGTCTCGAGGGAGCTCCTGAACACTTCCGACTTCAGGATGGGGCTGTTGTGCACAAGTACTAGAGTGGACTTGCAGGAATGAGGTGAGTTGAAGCATCGGCTCACATCGCTCTACGCCTTGTGCAACGAGTAAAAACCGAAGAGTGCGTTATTCCACTTAATTTTTTTAGACACACTGCTGTCCAAGAACGTGCGGACCCCTTTATTGTCGGGTGGCCGTCATAGGGGCAGCACGCCATGCAGAGGCCACAGATGTGTTTTAGGCCTAAATGAGATTTTTTATGTTTCGCGGCAACTCTGCGCGGTAACAAGCTCGTCGTCACACGGAACCACTTAGCTAAATCAGGTAACGTTGACAGAATGGAAGTAACAGCCTTGTGCAACGTTCCTTAGAGCTGTCGTAGATCCACCACTGCAAACCGTCGAGAGTGTCAATCAAGGGGACACAAGTTCCACTGCCGTAGGACGACAGATTTGTGTGGGTCATTTCGGTGATAATGGTGGCGCAGGTAACAGGACCGCATATAGAAAGTACCATGCATTGTTAAGCGGTTTCACCAGCAGCACATCTTCGTAATAAAACACGCTCTTAGTCGTTCTATTTGCCGATTGCAAGCAGCAACGCAATGAGGTCATCAGCAATGACACGGAACTGACGATGACAGGGCGTAATACATGCAGGAATTGAGGAAGCAAGTTACATTGTTTGAATCCGAGGACACTGTccaaacagaaagaaaacaactATCGACGCAGACTGCTTCCCAGTCTGATCCAAACATTTGTTGATACTAACACGTCGCCGCTGCCTCTACAGTCGTACTCAAGACCAATCAATCTCAAATGCGAAGCCAACGGAGAACACACTGCCATTCACAAATAGAAGAGGACCTCAGAGCTGAAGGCTCATGCAAAAATACTGATGTTTCATCGCAGCCCTGAAAGGCTCAGTTCAGCTAGCACTTCGTTCTGCAAAATGCAGATCGTCGCCACattcttttgttttctgctttcctcgcgGCCAACGCAAGGGTGTCAGCCAAGCAAGACACGACGATTCAAAGGGCGCGAGCATAATCTCTTGACACATTACCATTCACCAGAAGGGGAAAGAAACCGTTAGCCATTTGTACGACACagggaggggaggaggagagtcACGAGAGACGACACTTttcaagaagaaagacacaccaCATGCAAACAACCCACAGTGAGTCTCATGACCTGcacgaagaggaagccgaTAGAGTCGAAACAGTAACGATCGACGTGCGATAAATTTTCACAACTACACGTAACCTGAGACTACCAAGGGTAACCCCTAAGCTCTTGCTTGATACACTGTCGGGCTCGGGAAGGGAATCCGAAGCTTCGATCCGAGAAGAACATGCCTACCATCCAGCTGACGGGCTTTTAGGAAAAATTATATACTTCAGGATGTCCAAAACACCAGAACAGATGTTGATATAAGACACTATCACCAACCCAGCCACTGACTCCGGTCATGAACTGTTGACAAATTAACAATCGGGTAGCCACTGGTTCACAATCAACTTCCTTGTTTCGACAGTTCACCGTCACATGTAATACATGGGCTGGTTTACACTAGTTATTAGCGTTGAAGCGTTCGCGTGCAACAATCAGAAGCTGCCTGATAATTCGAGAGGTTGTGAGGCGGGACGGAAAAGCTCAAATCTGTACTCGACAACATGGAGAGTGCAGAATCCTGCGTTTCCTCAAGTCCGTAAACAGACTGAAGGAGGCGATTTTGTAGTCTGCAGTGGCGTCGGCCCGCGTTATGTTCTATGGGTATAGGGTGTCCTGTCCGATACTGCCCGCATGCCAAGTAGGGAGAACACTTGAAGGAATGCGTGTGGACAAGGTGCAAATCTACGAGTAACGTCGTATCTCCTCGTCCACGGTTGCCAGAAACTATCTGATTCTTGAGAGCCGTCAAACACACACGGGGTCTCGGGCCCGGTGCCTGCCATCCGTGGTGACTAGGCGGTAGCATGGCAGCTCGAGAACAAAGACATGGAAATGAGGTCCTATTGACGCAAACACTTTGACCATTGGGTCGACTCACATAGAATGGAACCGCCTCCAGACGGCCATTTTTGGTCGCGCCTCCGTAACGTTTGGGCCCGGTCCCTTACAGGCGTTCCAATGGTTGAGTCTAGCCAGATGGCTTTGTTGGCGCTAACATTAGACACTGAGGGCCCAACCGCAAGATGACGCAGATTACAGGGTAACACTGCGGAGGGAATACCGAAGTAGGTACCAGTGATTACATGCAATCAATAGACGAGAAAAAATCCCGCACAGACTACAAGGCCGACAACAGAGCTCAGGAACCCAGACAAGCTCCCAGGTCCTGAACTGGTGCTATCGGTGCCGGGTACATGGATGCGCATTTTGCAGTTCTGCTTTCCAGAGGAACATTGGAGACAGAGATTCTTCGTCTCAGCTGGGCGTGCGTTCAGGTTCATGGTATACATTGTGTACTTGCCATGTGAACTGTCTTCCGTGAGCGAGGCATCTACCAGAGACGTCAGGCTAGCCTGTGCACTGCAGGAGCCATCGGAGTCGTCAAAGACTTTCGGAGACCCCGACGAGAACGGAGGGTGCACAACTGTTCCGAGATTGCACTTGAATTTCACGGTATCGGTGGGGGACAGTGtgactttcttctcggtgCCCACCGTGCACTCCTGcacgtcctcttcctcatcATCATCAGTCTCTGTAGATTTCACGTTTATCAGTACTGTGCATGGGTCGGCGGAATCCGAAGTGCCTTTACATTTATAATACATCCGAGTGTCTTTTCTGCTCACGGTAGGAATGACCAGTCTGTATATATTCGcttttttgtttctctcgtcccAGTACGCCCCTGGGAACGTTGTTTCAAGTTCTGCAGTATCGTTGCAGTCTATCGATTCACAGAATTTTGGTTTATCTGTGTTCTGCGATGGCTCAAGAGTAGTGAGGCCGTCGCCACACTTGAATACGGCCTCGCGTTCCCCTTTGCCAAGTTTGATGTACACTGGATGCTTGGCATCTGAGCATGTTTTTTCGTTACCGGGATCTCCAGCCAGAGGTTCTTCCTTTGCTACGATTTTCACCTTACACGTGACTCCTGTAGCGTCGGCTACGTTCTTCAATAACTCTGTTATCAGTTCCCATCTTTCGGCTAGTTTTTGGCTGATCAGGTTCTTTACGTAGTCGACCAAACCCTTAATTGCTTCAACAATTGCTTTGAGGTGTTTATCTATTTCCGGAATGTGTTGTTTAATGTAGTTGTAGAGATCCTCGATTGCCTGCACcacttcttccctttccagAAGGTCATGGACAGTTTGGTTGGCGAGTTGGAGGAGCGCCTTTATGGCTTTTATAATTTTTACCTTTCTTTCAATGATTCCGGCAATGACCAACGTTATCACTCGCACTAAATCGTAATACCGACTGAGGGTTTCCAagattttctttctcgcttcttcgctcgcctcGTGATATTGTTTGATGAACCATATCAAGCTGATCTCCGCCACAATCAAGGCCTCCGATTTACATCGATAATAGAGTGTTTCCGCTTTCTTGCGGTGAGGCGGAAGTGTAAGCTTGTAGGCGCCCTTCGTTTCGTCAATCGCTGCCCACTCGGCACCTGGCACCGCGTCTTTTAGGAGAGTTGCTGACCTGCAGTCCTCTTCCAGGTAAACCTTCTCATCAGGATTTTGTAGAGGAGCCAGTACCGTCTTCGGACCACATTGAAAACGAGCCTCTGTTTGGTCCTGGGTAAGATTGATGCTAATGCCTGCCCAGGATGAGCATACGTTGATTTCCGGCCCGTCGACGGCCTCTCTACCAGATTGCCTCCCCCGCAGTGCACCAGCCAGGTCTCCTAGCTCACTGCCGCCTGAATCATTAACTGAGGCAACAATCGATGAAGGCGCAGAGGCCAAGCCCAGGCAAAacacaaagaagacagaaattGTCTTCAGTGGTCGTTGTCTCTTCATTTTGGCGACAGAGTAGCTACCGCGAGGCCTCTTTTAGGTTTGGCGTCGCCACCACAGTAAATGGGCAGACTGTttcattaaaacagttaaTTTTTGATTTTGGCAGGACAATTCGCTTCCAGCGAGTTCCAACCGTACGCGCGTGTGACAAGGAAACAGCGACAGTCTTAGTTACAAGGTTTCGCTTTCATTCACGCCTCACTGGAACACTGGGGACACCGACCCTCTGCCCCGGGGCGCTATCAGGAACTGGGTGAGCTGCGCGTCGACGCAGCACGCGGCAGACAAAGCCGGAAACTTGTCCGTGATGGCACCAGAATCACTTCCTCATGTGTGGAACTACATCATTTGCGTCAGCGAAAAGCAAATTATACATTGCCGCTGTGGAATGACATTTCAATAAATATACCGGGATGAGCTCCAATGATCATTAAAATCAGAATCAATCCACCAGTTTAAATTTCAGCGCTCCCTCTCAGCCTTCATGCTTCCGGGCGCCGATCGCTGGTTGACGCCTTGGTGGAGCACCGATTTCGAACTGCTGGATACTTCTGCCTCGAGAATGGGGCTGGCGCACAATTTCTAGGGTAAACTTCCGGGACTAAAATGAGATAGAGCGGTTTTTCATGTCGTTCCAAGTTTGTTGCATCGGTCAAACGCTGAACGCTCAATATTCACTTGACTTCTTTAGATGTAGTACTACCAAGGTGTGTGCGGTGCACCTTTGTTGTCCGACGGCAGTCATTGTGTTAGCCCGCCAGGCAAGAACCCCAGATGCGTGTATGCTGGGAGTCAATGACACTTCTTAAGCTTCCTGACCGAACAGAGTGGACTTCTTGACTATGTTTTTGCGAGTAAAAAGCAACTGCATGGAACTGCCTCCTCCAGCACGATGTGGAGCATCTGCTCGACAACTGTGACGAGTCACACGCTCGCCGTGAAAGCGAATCAACAAAGTACATCCTGGAATGTTGACAGAGTGAAAGAACCAACCTTGGGAAACACACCCGAAGGTGTCGTCGTTGAGTCCATCGGTGCAGACCGACGAGCGTCCCAACCATGAGGACACCAGATCCACGACATTTTGTAAACAGATTCCTGTAgcccctttcttctgccttgaTAGTGGCGAAGCTGAACATGAATGCACAAAGAAAGCACCATGTGTTATTCGCTCGTTTCAGGAACAGCACCTTCTCAGAAGAAAACATAGTCCGAGGCATGCCCTTTTCCCGATCGCAAGCAACGCGGCAATGAAGCCACTGCAATGACACCGGAGCTCCACGGCGATGTGCAACTATACATCAACTGAGACACCAGGAAACACGATTGAGCCTGAGGGACATGAACAAGCGAGAGGATAACGATTATGAATACAGTCTGTCTTTCAATCTGCTTCGCATTTCGACTGATATTAGCACCCCGTTTCTTTTCGAACCGCACTCAAGACCGAGCAATTCCACGTGCAAAGGTACCTGAGAAAAACTGGAGCACCCACACTCCCATAGACAAATCGCAGAGAAGACCAGAGATCGCCGCCCATTCGGCATAGAAACGTGTTCCCGTCCAGCAGTGAAGGCCGAATTAAGCTGTTCAATACCTACTGCGAGCTGCAGGTCGTCGCCTCATTCCTTTCATTCCTATCACGCTCGTGGCCAAAACATGAGTGTCGGCCGAGTAGTAAGAGACGACAACGTAATTGACGCCAGAAAAAACTCCTTACACATTATCCATCACCAGACCAACAAGGAAACCGTTAGCTGTTAGTACGACACAGGGAGGGGAGGAGGCGAGTCACGAGACTCGACACCTttcaagaagaaagacacaccgCATGCATACAACTCACAGTGAGGCTCCGGACCTGcacgaagaggaagccgaTAGAGTCGAAGCAGTAACGATGGGCGTGCGATAATTTTTCACAACTACACGTAACCTGAGACTACCAAGGGTAACCCCCAAGGTCATGGTTGATACACTGTCGGGCTCGGGAAAGGAATCCGAAGCTTCGATCCGAGAAGAACATGCCTACCATCCAGCTGACGGGCTTTTAGGAAAAAATATATACTTCAGGATGTCCAAAACACCAGAACAGATGTTGATATAAGACACTATCACCAACCCAGCCACTGACTCCGGTCATGAACTGTTGACAAATTAACAATCGGGTAGCCACTGGTTCACAATCAACTTCCTTGTTTCGACAGTTCACCGTCACATGTAATACATGGGCTGGTTTACACTAGTCAATAGCGTTGACGCGTTCGCGTGCAACAATCAGGAGAATCTGCCTGATAATTCGAGAAGTTGTGAGGCGGGAGGGGAAAACTCAAATCTGTACTCGACAACATGGAGAGTGCAGAatcctgcgtttttctcagtCTGAAAACNNNNNNNNNNNNNNNNNNNNTGCCCCTCGGCGCTACCACCGCGTCTTGGTGGCCGGCGCGTCCCGGCAGCGCGGGCTAGAGAGACCGGCAACATGTGGAAGACCTTACTAGGATCGTTTAAGGTAAGTTGACTAGATGCAAGGCTTCCCCATCGTCGTCTGTAAAGGGTAGATTTATGCATGCCCATTTAATTCGAATAAATTCCTAGGCAAGCCAATGGAATGAATTACAGTGATTTCGGTTAGTCTAGATATTCAGGATACTGATTCGCTGATCACCTACCTCGGTGGAGCACCCACCGGTCTCGAGGGAGCTCCTGAACACTTCCGACTTCAGGATGGGGCTGTTGTGCACAAGTACTAGAGTGGACTTGCAGGAATGAGGTGAGTTGAAGCATCGGCTCACATCGCTCTACGCCTTGTGCAACGAGTAAAAACCGAAGAGTGCGTTATTCCACTCAATTTTTTTAGACACACTGCTGTCCAAGAACGTGCGGACCCCTTTATTGTCGGGTGGCCGTCATAGGGGCAGCACGCCATGCAGAGGCCACAGATGTGTTTTAGGCCTAAATGAGATTTTTTATGTTTCGCGGCAACTCTGCGCGGTAACAAGCTCGTCGTCACACGGAACCACTTAGCTAAATCAGGTAACGTTGACATAATGGAAGTAACAGCCTTGTGCAACGTTCCTTAGAGCTGTCGTAGATCCACCACTGCAAACCGTTGAGAGTGTCAATCAAGAGGACACAAGTTCCACTGCCGTAGACGACAGATTTGTGTGGGTCATTTCGGTGATAATGGTGGCGAAGGTAACAGGGCAGCAGAAACAAAGTATCACGCAGTATTCACCGGTTTCACCAACAGCCCCCCCTAAGAATAAAACATGCTCGTCATCGTTGTTTGTGCGGATTACAAGCTACAACGTAAAGAAGTCATTGGCAATGATACCAAACTGACAATGTCCGTGTGCTCTTTGTACCTGAATTGGGAAAGCAAAATACCATTTAAGTCTGAGGGCACTGTCGGAACATCAAGGAAAGGAATATCGGCACACGCTCTTTTTCAGTCTCATCTACACTTCTGCTGATATTGGCGCATCATCGCTGAATCTCTAGTAGTACGCAAGACCAGTCACTCTCACATGAAAGACACCCGACAACACACTGCCATTCACGAATCGAAGACGACCCCAGAGCTGAAGGCACATCTAAAACCGAATCATGTTTCCTGCATGTATTGAAAGTAGAGCTCAGCTCACACATACTTCCACAAACTGCTGATCGTCGCCTCAATCCTTTCTTTCCTATCACGCTCGTGGCCAATACCTGAGTGTCAGCCGAGTAGTAAAAGACGACAACGTAATTGACGCCAGAAAAAACTCCTTACACATTATCCATCACCAGACCAACAAGGAAACCGTTAGCTGTTAGTACGACACAGGGAGGGGAGGAGGCGAGTCACGAGAGACGACACCTttcaagaagaaagacacaccgCATGCATACAACCCACAGTGAGGCTCCGGACCTGcacgaagaggaagccgaTAGAGTCGAAGCAGTAACGATGGGCGTGCGATAATTTTTCACAACTACACGTAACCTGAGACTACCAAGGGTAACCCCCAAGGTCATGGTTGATACACTGTCGGGCTCGGGAAAGGAATCCGAAGCTTCGATCCGAGAAGAACATGCCTACCATCCAGCTGACGGGCTTTTAGGAAAAAATATATACTTCAGGATGTCCAAAACACCAGAACAGATGTTGATATAAGACACTATCACCAACCCAGCCACTGACTCCGGTCATGAACTGTTGACAAATTAACAATCGGGTAGCCACTGGTTCACAATCAACTTCCTTGTTTCGACAGTTCACCGTCACATGTAATACATGGGCTGGTTTACACTAGTCAATAGCGTTGACGCGTTCGCGTGCAACAATCAGGAGAATCTGCCTGATAATTCGAGAGGTTGTGAGGCGGGAGGGGAAAACTCAAATCTGTACTCGACAACATGGAGAGTGCAGAATCCTGCGTTTTCTCAAGTCTGAAAACAGAGTGAAGGAAGCGATTTTGCAGTCTGCAGTGGCGTCGGCCCGCGTTGTCCTGCGGGGACAGGCTCCTGTCCCATACCGCTCGCATGCGAAGTAGGGCGAACACTTGAACGAATGCATGTGTACGACGTGCAAATCTACGAGTACGTCACATGGTAGAGGCATGAACGTTCAAcgtcgtgtctcctcgtccacGGTTGCCAGAAGCTATCTGATTCTTGAGAGCCGTCAAACACACACGGGGTCTCGGGCCCGGTGCCTGCCGTCCGTCGTGTCTAGGCGGTAGCATGGcagctcg
Proteins encoded in this window:
- the SRS59K gene encoding SAG-related sequence SRS59K (encoded by transcript TGME49_251962~Gene product name based on ToxoDB Community Expert Annotation.~Signal peptide predicted by SignalP 2.0 HMM (probability 0.971) with cleavage site probability 0.698 at residue 29~Predicted trans-membrane domain (TMHMM2.0):11-31:551-574) — translated: MKRQRPLKTISVFFVFCLGLASAPSSIVASVNDSGGSELGDLAGALRGRQSGREAVDGPEINVCSSWAGISINLTQDQTEARFQCGPKTVLAPLQNPDEKVYLEEDCRSATLLKDAVPGAEWAAIDETKGAYKLTLPPHRKKAETLYYRCKSEALIVAEISLIWFIKQYHEASEEARKKILETLSRYYDLVRVITLVIAGIIERKVKIIKAIKALLQLANQTVHDLLEREEVVQAIEDLYNYIKQHIPEIDKHLKAIVEAIKGLVDYVKNLISQKLAERWELITELLKNVADATGVTCKVKIVAKEEPLAGDPGNEKTCSDAKHPVYIKLGKGEREAVFKCGDGLTTLEPSQNTDKPKFCESIDCNDTAELETTFPGAYWDERNKKANIYRLVIPTVSRKDTRMYYKCKGTSDSADPCTVLINVKSTETDDDEEEDVQECTVGTEKKVTLSPTDTVKFKCNLGTVVHPPFSSGSPKVFDDSDGSCSAQASLTSLVDASLTEDSSHGKYTMYTMNLNARPAETKNLCLQCSSGKQNCKMRIHVPGTDSTSSGPGSLSGFLSSVVGLVVCAGFFLVY
- the SRS59B gene encoding SAG-related sequence SRS59B (encoded by transcript TGME49_251958~Gene product name based on ToxoDB Community Expert Annotation.~Signal peptide predicted by SignalP 2.0 HMM (probability 0.981) with cleavage site probability 0.242 at residue 28~Predicted trans-membrane domain (TMHMM2.0):6-29); translated protein: MKGQRTLKSISVFFVFCLGLASAIVSSAASGNDGGGGRIGDIAGALRGTAPETVTVPENQVCSSWAGVNINLTQEKTEALFRCGENTTLAPLQIPEPKIYVDENWKKPTTLKTAVPGAKWDKVSEEEPIYRLTLPLHREKKETLYYRCKSAGLIVVEIVLVWIIIQLDALDKEQKDKIKEVLNQIKEFVTKVKAALATVIAKIREAIQRIKDQIKNAVEQLLEVQGVKEFLQKVFEELKKYQEEIQQAITQLVEKIREKLEPIKQAIETVVEKIRSRVTEIVEQITNKTGKTCKVTIEAEPEPLATTDDSTKICSATNNAVYIKISQSETEAVFKCGDNRTTVEPQQNEEKPQFCKSADCKETAELEKTFPGAYWDERNKKANIYRLVIPTVSRKDTRMYYKCKGASDSADPCTVLISVKSTETDDDEEEDVQECTVGTEKKVTLSPTDTVKFKCNLGTVVHPPFSSGSPKVFDDSDGSCSAQASLTSLVDASLTEDSSHDKYTMYTMNLNARPAETKNLCLQCSSGKQNCKVRIHVPGTDSTSSGPGSLSGFLSSVAGLVVCAGFFLVY